Proteins encoded by one window of Borrelia hispanica CRI:
- a CDS encoding chromosome replication/partitioning protein, with protein MEIEINKRDFSDSVKRGNSIEQKIRHYNSLKEKLKVNFKKEIHNKIETMKILKEIKDNEYYRLDNYRTFEDFSQEYRLARTQVYQYLRLANAIEEGIIEETFLIKNGINDSLAFLQDKQGKRIKKSKINPIKPLRFQLKSQKSYDYYKKNAKLTSFILDELFRDKKDWLEEFVRRFKNLRDN; from the coding sequence ATGGAAATAGAAATTAATAAAAGGGATTTCTCAGATTCAGTAAAAAGAGGAAATTCTATAGAACAAAAAATAAGGCATTATAATTCTTTGAAAGAAAAATTAAAAGTTAATTTTAAAAAAGAAATACATAATAAAATAGAAACAATGAAAATTTTAAAAGAAATTAAAGATAATGAATATTATAGATTAGATAATTATAGAACTTTTGAAGATTTTTCACAAGAGTACAGATTAGCAAGAACTCAAGTTTATCAGTATTTAAGACTTGCAAATGCTATAGAAGAAGGAATAATCGAGGAGACTTTTTTAATAAAAAACGGTATAAACGATTCACTTGCTTTTTTGCAAGATAAACAAGGTAAAAGAATCAAAAAATCCAAAATTAATCCAATCAAACCATTAAGATTTCAACTTAAGAGTCAAAAAAGTTATGATTACTATAAAAAAAATGCAAAACTTACAAGTTTTATATTAGATGAGTTGTTTAGAGATAAGAAAGATTGGCTTGAGGAGTTTGTAAGGAGGTTTAAAAATTTACGAGATAATTAA
- a CDS encoding ERF family protein, which translates to MNINSNNFTKTNIQEMTINNENTTISQKRIDFLKNLRTLKMNLDEVNKNLNGYENYNEIVREVKNVIKEHNLDIDFVQYPTTKSIDNHLIYVVTTTFYSPLSGYEHSFDTPIYIEKLRSIGVKSQNTWPQFVESAITYFKHYVLVTYLLIESELNINASNLDLEQF; encoded by the coding sequence ATGAATATAAATAGTAATAATTTTACAAAAACAAATATACAAGAAATGACAATTAATAATGAAAATACAACAATTAGTCAAAAGAGAATAGACTTTTTAAAAAATCTTCGTACTCTTAAAATGAATTTGGATGAAGTAAATAAAAATCTTAATGGATATGAGAATTACAATGAAATAGTAAGAGAAGTTAAAAATGTTATTAAGGAACATAATCTAGATATTGATTTTGTACAATATCCAACTACAAAGAGTATTGATAATCATTTAATTTATGTTGTTACAACAACATTTTATAGCCCTTTAAGTGGATATGAACATTCATTTGATACACCAATATATATAGAAAAATTGAGATCTATTGGGGTTAAAAGTCAAAATACATGGCCTCAGTTTGTGGAGTCTGCAATAACTTATTTCAAGCATTATGTATTAGTTACATATTTGTTAATAGAGAGTGAACTTAATATTAATGCTAGTAATTTAGATCTTGAACAATTTTAA